The Desulfuromonadales bacterium region CCCAACAGCCCGCGGGGGAGGAAGCGGGCGACCTGACGCAACTCGGTGCTCCCCTCGCCCGTTTCGTGCAGGGTAAACTCCAGCACCCCCTGGCCGGGGAGTTTCAACTCCGCGGTCAGGAGCAGCCGCAGCGGTGGCTCAACCAGCGCCACGCGCCAGAAGTCGAGAGCATCGCCGGGACGCAGCTTAACAGCATCCCGCCGGCCGCGGCCGAGACCGACCCCGCCGGCCAGACGATCGAGCAGGCCGCGCAGCTCCCAGAGCCAGTTTTCGCCATACCAGCCGGTGCGGCCACCGATCCGGGTCACCGCCTCCCAGACCGCCGCCGGCGGCGCATCGAGGACAATGCGGCGGGCGTCCTCGAACACCGTCCCTCCGGCCCAGGCCGGGTCGCCGGGGATGCTCCACTGGGCCGGCGGAACCAGACCGGCATCGGTCCAGCTGCTCTCCACTTCCTGCTGCCGCAGTCGTTCCAGCGCCAGGCGGATCGCCAGGCGACAATCGAGCAGTTCCTGCGGAATCAGTTCGCGAATGCGGGTGTCGCGGCAGACGACCGGGTTGCGCAGGCCCTCGGCCAGAGGACGGGCAATGGCGGAGGAGACGGGGGTGACGAGATGAATCCAGTAGGAGCTCACACGCGGGGTGAGGACCGGCACCTTGATAATCCACCGCCGCCGCAGCCCTGCCTCTTCGGCGTAGATCTGCATCAACTGGCGGTAGCTCACCACCGCCAGCTGGCCGATGTCGAAGGTCTCGCCGACGGTCGCCGCGCACTCCAGGCAGCCAATCAGGTAGTCCAGGACATTCTGCACGTCGATCGGCTGGCAGGGGGTGTCGATCCAGCGCGGCGTAATCATCACCGGCAGCCGGTCGACCAGGTAGCGCAGGATCTCGAAGGAGGCGCTCCCCGAGCCGAGGATCATCGCCGCCCGCAGCACCGTTACCGGCACCCGCCCCTTGCACAGGATACGCGCCACCTCGGCTCGCGAGGCCAGATGCTCACTCAGCCCCTTGCCTTCTTCCCCTAACCCGCCCAGGTAGATGATCCGGCCGACCCCGGCGGCCGCGGTGGCGGCAGCGACGTTCTCGGCCGCCTGCCGGTCGGCGTGGGAAAAGTCGCTGGTCCCCGGATTCATCGAGTGGACCAGGTAATAAACGGCCCGACAGCCGCGCAGTGCCTCGGTCAGGGAAGGAAGGTCGTAGACATCGGCCGCCGCCAACTCGACGCCCGGGTGGTCGGACCACGGCCGGCCCTGCAGCTTGGCCGGATTGCGGGCAACAGCCCGTACCCGGTAACCGGCGTCGAGCAGGC contains the following coding sequences:
- a CDS encoding SDR family oxidoreductase, coding for MTESSQGTPVAVLGATGYVGSRLIPRLLDAGYRVRAVARNPAKLQGRPWSDHPGVELAAADVYDLPSLTEALRGCRAVYYLVHSMNPGTSDFSHADRQAAENVAAATAAAGVGRIIYLGGLGEEGKGLSEHLASRAEVARILCKGRVPVTVLRAAMILGSGSASFEILRYLVDRLPVMITPRWIDTPCQPIDVQNVLDYLIGCLECAATVGETFDIGQLAVVSYRQLMQIYAEEAGLRRRWIIKVPVLTPRVSSYWIHLVTPVSSAIARPLAEGLRNPVVCRDTRIRELIPQELLDCRLAIRLALERLRQQEVESSWTDAGLVPPAQWSIPGDPAWAGGTVFEDARRIVLDAPPAAVWEAVTRIGGRTGWYGENWLWELRGLLDRLAGGVGLGRGRRDAVKLRPGDALDFWRVALVEPPLRLLLTAELKLPGQGVLEFTLHETGEGSTELRQVARFLPRGLLGILYWYAVTPFHGLAFNGMLRGIAHAVGRPVLAGPERVRRQAEESQAGE